In the genome of Sulfuricella sp., one region contains:
- the rfaQ gene encoding putative lipopolysaccharide heptosyltransferase III, with amino-acid sequence MAAILAYNPAMACGWRGANAGRHAVNFSRPLGKQGNFAIVRVMLKDAIDLSTLRRILIIKLRHHGDVLLTSPLFNVLKNHAPQLEVDALVYRDTAEMLTFHPAIAEVHTIDRNWKKLGPLGQASEEWGLLARLRARHYDLIIHLTEHNRGAWLTRLLGVPHAVTRNVRGRGRFWRNSFSHFYPVPAGRFRHTVETHLDALRRIGVYPDESERMLTLEPGEAARSDVQQKLAQHGLAGKDFIHIHPASRWLFKCWPSGHMTALIRSLQAQGQRIVITAAPDAAEQALVRDMLAPLGQPVVDFSGQLSLKQLAALTAMAKVFVGVDSAPMHIAAAMQTPVAVLFGPSGDLEWGPWRVPHRLLTSDHVCRPCGNDGCGGGKRSECLEAIPVERVLAAVEELLRAG; translated from the coding sequence CTTCTCGCGCCCATTGGGCAAGCAGGGAAATTTTGCTATTGTTCGCGTCATGCTCAAAGACGCCATCGACCTTTCCACCCTCCGCCGTATCCTGATCATCAAGCTGCGCCACCATGGCGACGTGCTGCTGACTTCCCCGCTATTTAACGTGCTGAAAAACCATGCGCCCCAGCTTGAGGTGGATGCGCTGGTTTATCGGGATACGGCGGAGATGCTGACGTTTCATCCCGCGATCGCGGAAGTGCACACCATAGACCGCAACTGGAAAAAACTCGGTCCCCTCGGGCAGGCGAGCGAGGAATGGGGTCTGCTTGCGCGCCTGAGGGCGAGACATTACGACCTGATTATTCATCTCACGGAGCATAACCGCGGCGCCTGGCTGACCCGGCTGCTGGGCGTGCCGCATGCCGTGACGCGCAATGTGCGCGGGCGCGGCCGTTTCTGGCGCAACAGCTTCAGCCATTTCTATCCCGTCCCGGCGGGGCGTTTCCGCCATACGGTCGAGACGCATCTGGATGCCTTGCGGCGGATCGGCGTTTACCCGGATGAGAGTGAGCGCATGCTGACGCTGGAGCCGGGCGAGGCGGCGCGCAGCGATGTGCAGCAGAAACTGGCGCAGCATGGCCTGGCGGGCAAGGACTTCATTCATATCCATCCGGCTTCGCGCTGGCTGTTCAAATGCTGGCCAAGCGGTCACATGACGGCGCTGATCCGCTCCCTGCAAGCCCAGGGCCAGCGGATTGTGATCACGGCGGCGCCGGATGCGGCCGAGCAGGCGCTGGTGCGGGACATGCTGGCGCCGCTTGGGCAGCCGGTGGTGGATTTCTCCGGCCAGTTGAGCCTGAAACAGCTGGCGGCGCTGACCGCCATGGCCAAGGTGTTTGTCGGTGTCGATTCGGCGCCCATGCACATCGCCGCGGCGATGCAGACGCCGGTGGCGGTGCTGTTCGGCCCGAGCGGCGATCTTGAATGGGGGCCGTGGCGCGTTCCGCACCGCCTTCTGACTTCGGATCATGTCTGCCGTCCGTGCGGCAACGATGGCTGCGGCGGCGGCAAGCGCAGCGAATGTCTGGAAGCGATCCCGGTCGAGCGCGTGCTGGCGGCGGTTGAGGAGCTGCTGCGGGCCGGGTGA
- a CDS encoding alpha/beta fold hydrolase: protein MEALEINTGTHPSSAVIWLHGLGADGHDFAPIVPELGLPPRLAVRFIFPHAPLLPVTINNGYAMPAWYDVRSLDLRQTEDEAGIRASQQLLEALIRREEARGIPAARIVLAGFSQGGAIALHTGLRYEAPLAGVLALSTYLPLPRALASEASPANAGLPVFMAHGTADGVIPAAQGAASRDWLEQHGYTVDWREYPMAHSVCAEEITDIGQWLVRVLTVGHTQG from the coding sequence ATGGAAGCGCTTGAAATCAACACCGGCACCCACCCTTCCAGCGCCGTCATCTGGCTGCACGGTCTGGGCGCCGATGGCCACGACTTTGCCCCCATCGTTCCCGAACTTGGCCTGCCCCCCCGGCTGGCGGTGCGCTTCATCTTTCCGCACGCCCCGCTGCTGCCGGTCACCATCAACAACGGCTACGCCATGCCAGCCTGGTATGACGTGAGAAGCCTGGATCTGCGCCAGACCGAGGACGAAGCCGGCATCCGCGCCTCGCAGCAACTGCTGGAAGCGCTGATCCGGCGCGAGGAAGCGCGCGGCATTCCTGCCGCGCGCATCGTGCTGGCCGGATTCTCACAGGGCGGCGCCATCGCGCTGCACACCGGCCTGCGCTACGAAGCGCCGCTGGCAGGCGTGCTGGCGCTGTCCACCTACTTGCCGCTGCCCCGCGCCCTGGCCAGCGAAGCCAGCCCGGCCAATGCCGGATTGCCGGTTTTCATGGCCCACGGCACGGCAGACGGCGTCATTCCCGCCGCGCAGGGCGCCGCCTCGCGCGACTGGCTGGAACAACACGGCTATACGGTGGATTGGCGCGAATATCCGATGGCCCACTCGGTATGCGCGGAGGAAATCACGGATATCGGGCAGTGGCTGGTGCGGGTGCTGACGGTCGGGCATACCCAAGGATAA
- the mog gene encoding molybdopterin adenylyltransferase has protein sequence MNQAHLPAKIGLVTISDRAFQGAYEDQGIPALRTWLEATLATRHQTVTRLVPDEQDQIEAALKQLVDEEACCLVLTTGGTGPAPRDVTPEATLAVADRVLDGFGEQMRAVSLKYVPTAILSRQVGVIRKHSLILNLPGQPKAIKETLDGVFAAVPYCIDLIGGPYLETLPEAVQPFRPKSAQRPKPESA, from the coding sequence ATGAATCAAGCCCATCTTCCTGCAAAAATCGGCCTCGTCACGATCAGTGACCGGGCATTCCAGGGCGCTTATGAAGACCAGGGCATTCCCGCTTTGCGTACCTGGCTGGAAGCAACGCTCGCCACCCGGCACCAGACCGTCACACGCCTGGTACCGGACGAGCAGGATCAGATCGAAGCCGCATTAAAACAACTGGTAGACGAAGAAGCCTGCTGCCTGGTGCTCACCACCGGCGGGACCGGACCGGCCCCGCGCGACGTCACGCCGGAAGCCACGCTGGCCGTGGCGGACCGGGTGCTGGATGGCTTCGGCGAGCAGATGCGCGCAGTGAGCCTGAAATATGTGCCGACCGCCATTCTCTCGCGCCAGGTGGGGGTGATTCGCAAGCACAGCCTGATTCTCAATCTGCCCGGGCAGCCCAAGGCGATCAAGGAAACGCTGGATGGCGTTTTTGCTGCCGTCCCCTACTGCATCGACCTGATCGGCGGCCCCTATCTGGAAACGTTGCCGGAAGCGGTTCAGCCCTTCCGCCCCAAATCGGCGCAGCGTCCCAAACCGGAAAGCGCCTGA
- a CDS encoding alpha/beta fold hydrolase, whose translation MREILLILALCVVVAAARADAVEIKISPALVGVADYRNGKPGFPVVVLLHGFLQTRNAPPMSRLADALSDAGYPVLVPTLSLGVSRRNKSLSCEAVHKHTLQDDQKEISQWVNWLVNRGHQKIIMIGHSSGAKDILAYLSAMPNAMVKRIILVSVTPLEVDAGQYREARAAKPLMPGPLPPLRRFTMAYCKNNYVATAPAYLSYADWTGDSIVSALGRIRVPVNIVLGSKDQVISPAWQAQLTKSRVPITLIENAGHFFDGEHEFELNDRVAEMLKKELH comes from the coding sequence ATGCGGGAAATTTTGCTGATACTGGCCCTTTGTGTGGTGGTGGCGGCTGCCCGGGCCGACGCGGTCGAGATTAAAATTTCTCCCGCGTTGGTGGGCGTTGCAGATTATCGCAACGGAAAACCGGGCTTTCCCGTTGTCGTGCTGCTGCATGGTTTTTTGCAGACGCGCAATGCTCCACCCATGAGCCGCCTGGCGGATGCGCTGTCCGATGCCGGTTATCCTGTCCTGGTTCCGACGCTTTCTCTGGGAGTAAGCCGCCGCAACAAGAGCTTGTCATGCGAAGCGGTCCACAAGCATACCCTGCAGGACGATCAGAAGGAAATCAGCCAATGGGTGAACTGGCTTGTGAATCGTGGCCATCAAAAGATCATCATGATAGGCCACAGTTCCGGCGCCAAGGATATTCTGGCCTATCTTTCCGCCATGCCAAATGCCATGGTGAAACGCATTATCCTGGTTAGTGTCACGCCGCTTGAGGTGGATGCCGGGCAATATCGGGAGGCGCGTGCAGCAAAGCCGCTCATGCCTGGTCCGTTGCCGCCCCTGCGCCGCTTTACCATGGCGTATTGCAAGAACAATTATGTTGCCACGGCGCCGGCCTATCTTTCCTACGCGGACTGGACTGGCGATTCAATCGTGAGTGCGCTGGGCAGGATCAGGGTGCCGGTGAACATCGTGCTGGGTTCAAAAGACCAGGTTATTTCTCCGGCCTGGCAGGCCCAGCTCACGAAAAGCCGCGTGCCGATAACCCTGATTGAGAATGCGGGGCACTTCTTTGACGGTGAGCACGAGTTTGAGCTCAATGACCGTGTGGCTGAAATGCTGAAAAAGGAACTCCATTAG
- a CDS encoding EAL domain-containing protein: protein MKFQHSLFSPLSVKTYGIVFIVMVTLFFSFTSWLMLNKIHSTRLDIERNSQRAASAEVAQALRQLNEELERAAHALADWDETRQQLSDPAYYVYWRDNRVLMGGIVPGYVKSVALYNRQGQPLGASSPDMPDSVIGQPQARVVKKGGRDFIYLTQPIQDIDIRGLVSGYAVLKIDFQPALQSVQRFRYADAASIVLSLREGETILSDLAGHVLFRVVPNEEMSALLTFLTRYQYQIAFAVLLLSLVFYAALSALLAKPLLRLSQHIDTLRDGRDGLILGSLGGVLPVKEMEKVRNSLNDYQRQLESMHSSLDQKNTELWTMAHRDPLTGVFNRRSFDEDWKTLLSAASGHRVTVSVMLFDCDHFKPINDTYGHHAGDQVLKSIAQILQESLRSGDRLYRVGGDEFATLFLDADIRHVDEAAMRCVEAVDRHDFSALGIKEPIRISIGLAHSEGVHADSMVMLQKQADVAMYYAKRPGHGKIALYAEDMAHDGNALLSNRITNAVFVGVTSGSGIEMHYQPVVNLGTRKIEYYEALVRIRRDQELIMPAAIFPVVEGRRLEAEMDFAVMGKILENLRDGVIPVGSGLSINISGPAIIHPRIREKLAEFEPFLGRYNLVLEITETALITQLQQATSNLNQLRATGFKVALDDFGSGYSSLGYLANMPVDIVKFDISLIRSLGQDDERQGGIVEGLAMMIQKAGYSLVAEGLEAEQTLVKVKGLGFSHGQGFYLGRPAPLTA, encoded by the coding sequence ATGAAATTTCAGCACAGCCTGTTCTCGCCACTTTCAGTCAAAACCTACGGTATTGTTTTTATCGTCATGGTGACCCTGTTCTTCAGCTTCACCAGCTGGCTGATGCTGAACAAAATCCATTCAACCCGGCTTGATATCGAGCGCAACAGCCAGCGTGCAGCCAGCGCCGAAGTTGCCCAGGCGCTGCGGCAATTGAATGAGGAGCTGGAGAGGGCGGCGCATGCGCTGGCGGACTGGGACGAAACACGCCAGCAGCTGAGTGACCCGGCCTACTATGTTTACTGGCGCGATAACCGTGTTTTGATGGGCGGCATCGTGCCTGGCTATGTCAAGTCGGTGGCGCTCTATAATCGCCAGGGCCAGCCGCTTGGCGCCTCCTCGCCAGATATGCCTGATTCGGTGATCGGGCAGCCGCAGGCCAGGGTGGTCAAGAAAGGCGGGCGCGATTTTATTTACCTTACCCAGCCAATTCAGGATATCGATATCAGGGGGCTGGTTTCCGGATATGCCGTGCTCAAGATTGATTTCCAGCCCGCACTCCAGAGCGTGCAGCGTTTTCGCTACGCCGACGCGGCCAGCATCGTTCTCTCTCTGCGTGAAGGTGAAACCATTTTGTCGGATCTGGCCGGACACGTGCTGTTCAGGGTCGTTCCCAACGAGGAAATGTCGGCGCTGTTGACATTCCTGACTCGCTATCAGTACCAGATTGCATTCGCCGTCCTTTTGCTGTCCCTGGTATTTTATGCGGCGCTCTCGGCCTTGCTGGCCAAGCCGCTGCTGCGGCTGTCGCAACATATCGATACCTTGCGGGATGGGCGTGATGGCCTGATCCTCGGGTCTCTCGGCGGCGTTCTGCCGGTCAAGGAGATGGAGAAGGTCCGGAATTCTCTCAATGATTACCAGCGTCAGCTGGAATCAATGCATTCCAGCCTGGACCAGAAAAATACCGAGTTGTGGACCATGGCGCACCGCGATCCCCTGACCGGTGTGTTCAACCGGCGATCTTTCGACGAGGACTGGAAAACGCTGTTGTCGGCTGCCAGCGGGCATCGCGTAACGGTCTCCGTCATGCTTTTTGATTGTGACCATTTCAAGCCGATTAACGACACTTACGGGCATCACGCCGGCGACCAGGTGCTAAAGTCGATTGCGCAGATATTGCAGGAGTCCTTGCGCTCCGGAGACCGTCTTTATCGTGTGGGAGGGGATGAGTTTGCCACCCTGTTTCTGGATGCGGATATCCGCCATGTTGATGAAGCCGCCATGCGTTGTGTGGAGGCGGTGGACCGGCATGATTTTTCAGCCCTGGGGATCAAGGAGCCGATCCGGATCAGTATTGGTCTGGCTCATTCCGAGGGGGTTCATGCCGATAGCATGGTGATGCTGCAAAAGCAGGCCGATGTCGCCATGTATTACGCCAAGCGGCCGGGCCACGGGAAAATTGCGCTCTATGCGGAGGACATGGCGCATGACGGCAATGCTTTGCTCTCGAACCGGATTACCAATGCGGTATTCGTGGGCGTCACTTCGGGCTCGGGCATTGAGATGCATTACCAGCCTGTGGTCAATCTGGGTACGCGCAAGATCGAGTATTACGAGGCTCTGGTGCGGATCCGGCGTGATCAGGAGCTGATCATGCCCGCTGCAATTTTTCCGGTGGTGGAGGGGCGGCGCCTGGAGGCCGAGATGGATTTTGCCGTGATGGGGAAAATTCTGGAGAATTTGCGCGACGGTGTGATTCCGGTTGGCAGCGGGTTGTCGATAAATATTTCAGGGCCGGCAATCATCCACCCCAGGATCAGGGAAAAGCTGGCGGAATTCGAACCTTTTCTCGGGCGTTACAATCTGGTGCTGGAAATTACCGAAACTGCGCTGATTACCCAGTTGCAGCAGGCCACTTCCAATCTGAATCAACTGCGCGCAACGGGTTTCAAGGTGGCACTGGATGATTTTGGCAGTGGTTACTCTTCGCTTGGCTACCTGGCCAATATGCCGGTGGATATCGTGAAGTTTGATATTTCGCTGATTCGTAGCCTGGGGCAGGATGATGAACGGCAGGGCGGCATTGTGGAGGGTCTGGCGATGATGATCCAGAAAGCCGGGTATTCCCTGGTTGCAGAAGGACTGGAAGCCGAACAAACGCTGGTGAAGGTCAAAGGCCTCGGCTTCTCGCATGGCCAGGGTTTTTACCTTGGCCGTCCCGCACCATTGACTGCGTGA
- the secA gene encoding preprotein translocase subunit SecA, giving the protein MISKLVRKIFGSRNDRLIKQYMQTVRAINALEPSLLGLSDDQLRAKTDEFKQRHSKGESLDDLLPEAFAVVREASKRILEMRHFDVQLVGGMTLHYGKISEMRTGEGKTLVATLPSYLNALSGKGVHVVTVNDYLARRDAEWMGRLHGFLGLSVGINLPNMSHEEKQQAYAADITYGTNNEYGFDYLRDNMVYQPTERVQRSLNYAIVDEVDSILIDEARTPLIISGQADDNVDLYYRVNELAPKLVKQQEEDGPGDYSVDEKAHQVLLTEAGHEHAEQLLTDAGLLPPGSSLYDAANIALMHHMYAALRAHALYHLDQHYVVQNDEVIIVDEFTGRLMSGRRWSDGLHQAVEAKEGAKIQRENQTLASITFQNYFRMYNKLSGMTGTADTEAFEFQQIYGLETVVIPTHRDMIRDDRMDQVFRTTNEKYQAVINDIKDCQKHGQPVLVGTTSIESSELLSKMLTQAKLPHEVLNAKQHAREAEIVAQAGRPGAITIATNMAGRGTDIVLGGSIERDIHAIRNDENLSEEEKAARITERKAVWQPVHDQVLANGGLHIIGTERHESRRVDNQLRGRAGRQGDPGSSRFFLSLEDPLLRIFASDRVASIMERLKMPEGEAIEHPWVTRAIENAQRKVEARNFDIRKQLLEYDDVSNDQRKVIYAQRNELLETEDISDTISAMRGDVINQTFGMYIPHQSMEEQWDVPALEKALQAELQLQLPLSQWLEEDSRLGEEGLLKRVQEAAHGQYQDKQEQVGAGVLHHFERAVMLQSMDTHWREHLAALDHLRQGIHLRGYAQKNPKQEYKREAFELFSALLERIKTEVTQVTMTVQVKGEEDVAAVEDQLPAPDNVQYHHAEYDSALDQGDGGTEEDNEKHEPFVRDEIKVGRNDPCPCGSGKKYKQCHGKLS; this is encoded by the coding sequence ATGATATCCAAGCTCGTCAGAAAAATCTTCGGCAGCCGCAATGACCGGCTGATCAAGCAATACATGCAAACCGTGCGTGCCATCAATGCCCTGGAGCCCTCCCTGCTGGGGCTCAGTGACGATCAGTTGCGCGCCAAGACCGATGAATTCAAGCAAAGGCACAGCAAGGGGGAGTCGCTCGACGATTTGCTGCCGGAAGCTTTTGCCGTAGTTCGCGAGGCGAGCAAACGCATACTTGAAATGCGCCACTTCGACGTGCAGCTGGTTGGCGGCATGACGCTTCACTATGGCAAAATCTCCGAAATGCGTACCGGTGAAGGCAAAACCCTGGTCGCCACCTTGCCCTCCTACCTCAATGCGCTGTCTGGCAAAGGCGTTCACGTGGTGACGGTCAATGATTACCTGGCCCGCCGCGACGCGGAGTGGATGGGACGCCTGCATGGCTTCCTCGGGCTTTCAGTCGGCATCAACCTGCCCAACATGTCGCACGAAGAGAAGCAGCAGGCCTATGCCGCGGATATCACCTATGGCACCAACAACGAATACGGCTTCGACTATCTGCGCGACAACATGGTCTACCAGCCCACGGAACGCGTTCAACGCAGCCTCAATTACGCCATTGTGGACGAGGTGGACTCGATCCTGATCGACGAGGCGCGTACCCCGCTGATCATTTCCGGCCAGGCCGACGACAATGTCGATCTTTACTACCGCGTGAATGAGCTGGCCCCAAAACTGGTCAAACAGCAAGAGGAAGACGGCCCGGGCGACTACAGCGTGGATGAGAAAGCGCATCAGGTGCTGCTCACCGAGGCAGGGCACGAACACGCCGAGCAACTGCTGACCGATGCCGGGCTGTTGCCGCCGGGATCCAGCCTTTACGATGCGGCCAACATTGCCCTGATGCATCACATGTACGCCGCGTTGCGCGCACATGCCTTGTACCACCTCGACCAGCATTACGTGGTGCAGAACGATGAAGTCATTATCGTGGACGAATTCACCGGCCGCCTGATGTCTGGACGACGCTGGTCTGACGGGCTGCACCAGGCAGTGGAAGCCAAGGAAGGCGCGAAGATCCAGCGCGAGAACCAGACCCTGGCCTCGATCACCTTCCAGAACTATTTCCGCATGTACAACAAGCTCTCGGGCATGACCGGCACGGCCGACACCGAGGCATTTGAATTCCAGCAGATCTACGGCCTGGAAACCGTCGTCATTCCAACGCATCGCGACATGATCCGTGACGACCGCATGGACCAGGTATTCCGTACCACCAACGAAAAATACCAGGCCGTGATCAACGATATCAAGGATTGCCAGAAGCACGGCCAGCCGGTATTGGTCGGAACCACTTCGATCGAAAGCTCCGAGTTGCTATCGAAAATGCTGACCCAGGCCAAGCTCCCGCATGAAGTGCTGAACGCCAAGCAGCACGCGCGGGAAGCAGAAATTGTGGCGCAGGCCGGACGCCCTGGCGCCATCACCATCGCCACCAACATGGCAGGCCGCGGCACCGACATCGTTCTGGGTGGCAGCATCGAGCGCGACATCCACGCCATTCGCAACGACGAAAACCTGAGCGAAGAAGAAAAAGCCGCCCGGATCACTGAACGCAAGGCAGTGTGGCAGCCCGTCCACGACCAGGTTCTTGCCAACGGCGGCCTGCACATCATCGGCACCGAGCGCCACGAATCCCGCCGCGTCGACAACCAGTTGCGCGGTCGCGCCGGACGCCAGGGCGATCCCGGCTCAAGCCGCTTCTTCCTCTCGCTGGAAGATCCGCTGCTGCGTATTTTCGCCTCCGATCGCGTGGCCTCCATCATGGAACGCCTCAAGATGCCCGAGGGTGAGGCAATTGAGCACCCATGGGTGACGCGCGCCATCGAAAATGCCCAGCGCAAGGTGGAAGCGCGCAATTTCGACATCCGCAAACAGTTGCTGGAATACGATGATGTTTCCAACGATCAGCGCAAGGTTATTTACGCTCAGCGCAACGAATTGCTGGAAACCGAAGATATTTCCGACACCATCAGTGCGATGCGCGGAGACGTGATCAACCAGACTTTCGGCATGTACATCCCGCATCAAAGCATGGAAGAACAATGGGACGTTCCCGCGCTGGAAAAAGCGCTGCAAGCCGAGCTGCAATTGCAGCTACCGCTGTCCCAGTGGCTGGAAGAAGATTCCAGACTGGGCGAGGAAGGCCTGCTTAAACGCGTCCAGGAGGCCGCACACGGCCAGTACCAGGACAAGCAGGAGCAGGTGGGCGCAGGCGTGCTGCACCATTTCGAACGGGCTGTCATGCTGCAAAGCATGGACACCCACTGGCGCGAGCATCTGGCCGCACTGGACCACCTGCGCCAGGGCATACACCTGCGCGGCTACGCCCAGAAAAACCCCAAGCAGGAATATAAACGCGAGGCTTTCGAGCTGTTTTCCGCCCTGCTTGAACGCATCAAGACCGAGGTCACCCAGGTCACCATGACGGTCCAGGTGAAGGGTGAAGAAGATGTCGCCGCAGTGGAAGACCAGCTACCCGCACCGGATAACGTCCAGTACCACCACGCCGAGTACGATTCGGCCCTGGATCAGGGGGACGGGGGCACGGAAGAGGACAATGAAAAACACGAGCCCTTCGTTCGTGATGAAATCAAAGTAGGCCGCAACGATCCATGCCCATGCGGTTCAGGCAAGAAATACAAGCAGTGCCACGGAAAACTCAGCTAG
- a CDS encoding M23 family metallopeptidase, with amino-acid sequence MNIIFVSNSLARSKSIALGRNQVIMLTLGWAILPVIIALGLNYSMLSGTPVQAAGKTAHVQENLNAMAARLGQLQAQVMRLDAVGGRLAKHFGLPEQEFDFRKQPGQGGAETPASQYQLDAQQLERELAIFARQMEKRSTSLSVLEAMTLREQVVKSTAPTLQPVSAGWFSSNFGWRIDPFSGKKAFHEGVDFMAETGTPIQAAAGGVVVYSGYHPQYGNMIDIDHGNGMTSRYAHTSKRLVKVDDIVLQGQKVAEVGSTGRSTGPHLHFEVLRNGAPQNPARYLHTAG; translated from the coding sequence GTGAACATTATTTTCGTATCAAATAGTCTGGCCAGGAGCAAAAGCATCGCGCTTGGCCGTAACCAGGTCATCATGCTGACGCTGGGGTGGGCAATATTACCCGTAATCATTGCCCTGGGACTTAATTATTCCATGCTTTCCGGCACCCCGGTGCAAGCGGCGGGAAAAACCGCCCATGTTCAGGAAAACCTCAACGCCATGGCTGCCCGTCTCGGGCAGTTGCAGGCGCAGGTAATGCGTCTTGACGCAGTGGGAGGGCGGCTTGCCAAACACTTCGGCCTGCCGGAACAAGAATTTGATTTCCGTAAACAGCCCGGTCAGGGGGGCGCAGAAACCCCGGCCAGCCAATACCAGCTGGATGCACAACAACTCGAACGCGAACTGGCCATTTTTGCCCGGCAAATGGAGAAGCGCTCCACAAGCCTGAGCGTGCTCGAAGCCATGACTTTGCGAGAACAGGTTGTAAAAAGCACCGCCCCCACGCTGCAACCCGTTTCCGCGGGCTGGTTTTCGTCCAATTTCGGCTGGCGGATCGACCCCTTCAGCGGGAAAAAAGCCTTTCACGAAGGCGTGGACTTCATGGCAGAGACCGGCACGCCCATTCAGGCAGCCGCAGGCGGGGTGGTTGTTTACTCTGGCTATCACCCCCAATATGGTAATATGATCGACATTGACCATGGCAACGGCATGACAAGCCGTTACGCGCACACATCGAAGCGGCTGGTCAAGGTTGACGACATTGTCCTGCAAGGTCAGAAAGTTGCTGAAGTTGGCTCCACCGGCCGCTCCACCGGGCCGCACCTGCATTTCGAGGTATTAAGAAACGGCGCCCCGCAGAATCCGGCACGTTACCTGCACACTGCCGGATAA
- a CDS encoding DUF721 domain-containing protein, producing the protein MSVRKLQSYLTSTTSLAALAERIAHVSKLQRLWERLAPPPLAQMCRVSGLQDRILVLYANNGAIAAKIRQLAPTVLEKFQKNGVEVTAILVRVQADFRPLRERPPKTLRLGSAGAASLRQLAVQLEESPLKRALEAMLERHAVEDGSSHENHGGKNE; encoded by the coding sequence ATGAGCGTACGCAAGCTGCAGTCCTACCTGACATCAACCACCAGCCTTGCCGCTTTGGCCGAACGCATTGCGCATGTGTCAAAATTGCAGCGTTTGTGGGAGAGGCTCGCGCCGCCGCCATTGGCTCAGATGTGCAGGGTAAGTGGTTTGCAGGACCGGATTTTAGTGCTGTATGCAAACAATGGTGCAATTGCGGCCAAGATCCGGCAGCTGGCACCGACTGTGCTTGAAAAATTCCAAAAAAACGGTGTTGAGGTTACTGCAATTCTGGTGCGAGTGCAAGCCGACTTCCGTCCGCTCCGTGAAAGGCCGCCCAAGACGCTGCGCCTGGGTTCTGCGGGTGCGGCCAGTTTGCGTCAATTGGCCGTTCAGCTGGAGGAGTCGCCCCTTAAACGGGCGCTGGAGGCCATGCTAGAGCGGCATGCGGTAGAGGACGGCTCGTCCCATGAAAACCACGGCGGCAAAAACGAGTAA
- the lpxC gene encoding UDP-3-O-acyl-N-acetylglucosamine deacetylase, with product MIKQRTLKNIIRATGIGLHTGEKVYLTLRPAAPNTGIVFRRVDLPEPVEIQARPDSVGDTRLSSTLEHNGAKVSTVEHLMAALAGLGIDNIYVDLSAAEVPIMDGSASPFVFLLQSAGIEEQNAAKKYIRIKKTIEVHEGDKWVRFEPYNGFKVNFTIAFDHPVFETSVQSITLDLAQASFIKEISRARTFGFMQDVETLRTHGLALGGSMDNAIVMDEYRVLNSDGLRYEDEFVKHKVLDAVGDLYILGHPLIGAFTAYKSGHALNNRLLRTLLADAEAWEFVSFDQAGQVPGALPNFSNQIA from the coding sequence ATGATCAAGCAACGTACATTGAAAAACATCATCCGGGCAACCGGGATTGGCCTGCACACCGGCGAAAAGGTCTACCTGACCCTGCGCCCTGCCGCCCCGAATACCGGTATCGTGTTTCGTCGCGTCGATCTGCCCGAGCCAGTTGAAATCCAGGCCAGGCCAGACAGCGTGGGCGACACACGCCTCTCGTCCACACTGGAACATAATGGCGCGAAAGTCTCCACGGTTGAACATCTGATGGCCGCCCTGGCCGGACTCGGTATCGACAACATCTACGTTGACCTTTCTGCCGCCGAAGTGCCGATCATGGACGGATCCGCCTCACCCTTCGTTTTCCTGCTGCAATCAGCGGGTATCGAAGAGCAGAACGCAGCCAAGAAATATATTCGCATCAAGAAAACAATCGAAGTTCACGAAGGTGACAAGTGGGTACGCTTTGAACCCTACAATGGCTTCAAGGTGAATTTCACCATCGCCTTCGATCATCCGGTGTTCGAAACATCCGTTCAATCCATTACCCTGGATCTGGCACAGGCGTCCTTCATCAAGGAAATTTCCCGCGCCCGCACCTTCGGCTTCATGCAGGACGTGGAAACACTGCGCACTCACGGTCTGGCGCTTGGCGGCAGCATGGACAACGCCATTGTGATGGACGAGTACCGCGTACTCAACAGCGACGGGCTGCGCTACGAAGATGAATTCGTCAAGCACAAGGTGCTCGATGCCGTTGGCGATCTCTACATTCTGGGCCACCCGCTGATCGGCGCTTTTACCGCCTACAAGTCCGGGCACGCGCTCAACAATCGCCTGCTGCGTACGTTGCTGGCCGACGCCGAAGCATGGGAATTTGTCTCTTTCGACCAGGCCGGGCAGGTGCCCGGTGCCTTGCCAAATTTTAGCAACCAGATCGCTTGA